In a genomic window of Colius striatus isolate bColStr4 chromosome 2, bColStr4.1.hap1, whole genome shotgun sequence:
- the MSGN1 gene encoding mesogenin-1 — protein MDKLHETLINMEDTSGLEHSVCLSSWDWKSATGPFELHPVSSPHSLSPTPSFESYSSSPCPAAAETPYGSSSSGGSLVGYSLVDFPPAYLPSPGQARLPKGTKVRMSAQRRRKASEREKLRMRTLADALHTLRNYLPPVYSQRGQPLTKIQTLKYTIKYISELTELLNSVKRA, from the coding sequence ATGGACAAACTGCATGAGACATTGATAAACATGGAAGACACTTCGGGTTTGGAGCACTCTGTCTGCTTATCATCCTGGGACTGGAAAAGTGCCACTGGGCCTTTTGAGCTGCACCCTGTCTCGTCTCCACACAGCTTATCCCCAACTCCCTCCTTTGAGTCCTACTCCTCGTCCCCTTGCCCGGCAGCAGCGGAGACCCCctatggcagcagcagcagcggcggcagcCTGGTGGGCTACAGCCTGGTGGACTTCCCCCCTGCCTACCTGCCCAGCCCCGGGCAGGCCCGGCTGCCCAAAGGCACGAAGGTGCGGATGTCAGCCCAGCGTAGGAGGAAGGCCAGCGAGCGGGAGAAGCTGCGGATGAGGACCTTGGCCGACGCACTCCACACACTGCGCAACTACCTGCCCCCCGTCTACAGCCAGCGGGGACAGCCCCTCACCAAAATACAAACCCTGAAGTACACCATCAAGTACATCAGCGAACTGACGGAGCTCCTCAACAGTGTCAAGCGGGCGTAG
- the LOC104557204 gene encoding uncharacterized protein LOC104557204, producing MSSECLGNILRIIVSTEYFKDQYLSFSVVDKSGIAWELTETMASQCGYTVTYSNWSNIEFRASVLSCHSHLEKDVFVVTIQIKASHTHDMKNATIHLKSASCYYGPWSPRELLCESNYMEVSVRREVPQTIKGLTQDELDDWTLTFPETKREEASIWQIVFHQPEEKKALLVRDAWSAGYGFNTTDTRVLLRIPYTATQIQLFEDQGIILSAVRSSTFYRQRWMILMVDTTVACPLDGVNYTDKTIIWTVPKYIQPLSTGATSFKDVLVEAGVDLHRLSAKEMASRKYVLLNNLNAITMEIPIGAEGGYYKTSVSSGHHGAKYTINLFLEHQWEDNKWGLTKNTIIKEIETPFEQVEITITNNSNMSARLMNVTVGTFLSDVELVDLTIDKETVAVAQAVQYGYLTYQVRYANGSKAYVIQVPLDAPSIKKEYMRADMRAYTLNVTLAFIIHPTNETFTVPVLTVSTVKDAVLPSARGFCDERNLHLVVTRGNVDQNWLPFISDYHLTPEAAQKHSYSLSDNGTHLAISVPFLSSHVNYEDFHTSGIKTSLHLTLKDGVTLANRRDFSVSCRFSPSELIQCLPNGTVVITAVKLVGIADLDTSLLVLRDRRCKPQLVTEKTATFKFNVNTCGTSRKFNSTTMTYENDVLYFRLGNGTPVYQLKFVCWYAIKQTVDVQYESKKNPVPSVKPGFGSLALSLKLFKEKSYLDRYQDSEYPVVKYLREALYFQVELIQPKDARLELNLDNCWATKSPSQDSLPQWPILTNGCENREDSYRTVFHKVNYSLKVKFPQHLKRFEVRMFTFVQGTTLLQEQLYFHCSVVICSTMQQPSDFLCPRRCSPGKHTLDHSTEPHPHGQASSGAVLVKKKKLLSIGEYADF from the exons ATGAGTTCAGAATGCTTGGGGAACATTTTGCGTATAATTGTGAGCACAGAATACTTTAAGGACCAGTACttatctttttctgttgttg ATAAATCAGGCATAGCCTGGGAGCTAACTGAGACTATGGCATCACAGTGTGGCTATACAGTAACTTACAGCAATTGGAGTAACATCGAGTTCCGTGCTTCAGTTCTAAGCTGCCATTCTCACTTAGAG AAAGATGTGTTTGTAGTAACTATACAAATCAAAGCATCTCATACTCATGATATGAAGAATGCTACAATCCATCTGAAAAGTGCAAGCTGCTATTATGGTCCATGGAGTCCAAGAGAGTTACTATGTGAAAGTAATTACATGGAG GTTTCTGTCAGGAGGGAGGTTCCACAGACTATAAAAGGCTTAACTCAAGATGAACTTGATGACTGGACTCTCACCTTTCCAGAG ACGAAAAGAGAAGAAGCCTCAATATGGCAAATAGTGTTTcatcagccagaagaaaaaaaggctctGCTTGTGAGAGATGCTTGGAGTGCAGGCTACGGATTCAACACCACAGACACCAGAGTTCTGCTGCGAATTCCATACACTGCCACACAAATTCAGCTGTTTGAG GATCAGGGAATTATATTATCTGCAGTGAGATCAAGCACATTTTACAGACAGAGATGGATGATCCTGATGGTGGATACCACTGTGGCATGTCCTTTAG ATGGTGTAAATTACACGGACAAAACTATTATCTGGACTGTTCCAAAATACATTCAACCACTATCTACTGGAGCAACTAGCTTTAAGGATGTGCTTGTTGAGGCTGGTGTGGATCTGCATAGACTCTCTGCCAAAGAAATGGCTTCCAGGAAATATGTGTTATTGAATAACTTAAATGCAATCACAATGGAGATACCAATAGGTGCTGAAGGTGGCTATTACAAG ACTTCTGTGAGCAGTGGACACCATGGGGCAAAATATACCATCAACCTGTTCTTGGAACATCAGTGGGAAGATAACAAATGGGGACTAACCAAAAATACTATTataaaggaaatagaaacaCCATTTGAACAAGTAGAAATTACTATAACCAACA ACTCAAATATGAGTGCAAGGTTGATGAATGTGACAGTGGGGACATTTCTCTCGGATGTGGAGCTTGTGGACTTAACCATTGACAAGGAAACTGTTGCTGTAGCTCAAGCTGTCCAGTATGGCTATCTAACATACCAGGTCAGATATGCTAATGGAAGCAAAGCCTACGTAATACAAGTCCCACTTGATGCACCAAGCATTAAGAAAGAG TACATGAGAGCAGACATGAGAGCATACACCCTGAATGTCACACTTGCCTTTATAATCCATCCAACAAATGAGACCTTCACTGTCCCTGTCCTAACAGTGTCAACTGTTAAAGATGCAG TGTTGCCAAGTGCAAGAGGATTTTGTGATGAGAGGAACCTTCATCTTGTTGTCACCCGTGGGAACGTGGACCAAAACTGGTTACCTTTCATCTCAGACTACCACCTGACCCCAGAGGCTGCACAGAAGCACAGTTACAGCCTGAGCGACAATGGCACTCACTTGGCAATCTCTgtccctttcctttcttcccatgtGAACTATGAG GATTTTCATACCTCTGGAATAAAGACTTCACTCCACCTAACCTTAAAGGATGGTGTCACCTTGGCTAATAGAAGAGACTTCTCGGTTTCCTGCAGATTCTCACCTTCAGAGCTAATAC agtgCCTTCCCAATGGCACTGTGGTTATTACAGCAGTAAAACTGGTTGGAATTGCAGACCTAGACACCAGCTTGCTTGTCTTGAGAGACAGACGATGCAAACCTCAACTAGTGACAGAAAAGACTGCAACCTTCAAGTTCAATGTGAACACTTGTGGAACAAGCAGAAAG TTCAATAGCACGACTATGACATATGAGAATGATGTGCTCTATTTCAGACTTGGTAATGGTACACCAGTATATCA ACTGAAATTTGTATGCTGGTATGCAATCAAGCAGACTGTTGATGTCCAATATGAATCTAAGAAGAACCCTGTACCCAGTGTAAAGCCAGGATTTGGCTCTCTTGCTCTTTCATTAAAGCTTTTCAAAG AGAAATCCTATTTGGACCGCTACCAGGATTCAGAGTATCCTGTGGTAAAGTACCTGAGGGAGGCACTATATTTTCAAGTTGAACTTATCCAGCCTAAAGATGCAAGACTGGAACTAAACCTGGATAACTGTTGGGCTACAAAGTCTCCAAGCCAAGACAGCCTTCCCCAGTGGCCCATCCTTACAAATGG GTGTGAAAACAGGGAAGACTCTTACAGAACTGTCTTCCACAAAGTTAATTATAGCCTCAAAGTAAAATTTCCTCAGCATCTAAAGAGATTTGAAGTGAGGATGTTCACCTTTGTACAAGGCACAACTTTGTTACAAGAGCAG CTGTATTTCCACTGCAGTGTGGTGATCTGCAGTACTATGCAACAGCCTTCAGACTTCCTTTGTCCAAGGAGATGCAGCCCTGGGAAACACACACTTG ACCACAGCACAGAACCACATCCACATGGGCAAGCATCATCTGGAGCAGTGCttgtcaagaagaaaaaa CTTCTCTCTATAGGTGAATATGCTGACTTTTGA